Below is a genomic region from Salmo salar chromosome ssa11, Ssal_v3.1, whole genome shotgun sequence.
AAATCTAGAAGCCACTGTTGAAGGATTCCCACAATTCATGCTTATTACAtcctgattccaggaatcttccaaaaGCAATTTATTTCTGTCAAACTGGGAATTTTGGTAAAGTTATAGGAATTCTACAACACTCAAAATATTACAAATGAGACCAAATGCATTTACCACCATGTAACATTTATTTAGTCATTATGGAATTCAACGCTGTGAACAACTTCTCTTCGCTTCAGGAGAATGCTGTGGTCAAAGGAGATGctgcagaggaggaagagaaagtgaCAGTGGGGGTTGCCGCCGACAACACACGCAGCATCAGGTTCCAGGTCAGAGGACACTCTGTaggaagacagacagaagagTCAGACATCTCTAGGACATAATAGGCTTGTTTCCCGGACACAAAATAAGACTAATCCTGGACTTGCCAGCATCTGCATTGAGCATTGTTTTTAGTCCAGTGTCCGGGAAATTGGTCCAATCAGGTTCTCAACCTACTACTTTATGTGGGTGACTGATCTCAGATAATCAGAGATTTCAAAATCAAAATGTCAGATTTTCATGAGCAGAATCAAACCAACCACTGACAACACTACAATTCAGAATTCATCCAAAAGAAAGCCACCCAGAAATACTGCCTTTTGGCCATCAGCCAGTGTTTCATTATTATAAACCAGCCATTCTACTCTTACTGTTCAtccatgttgtccggacctctggcagtctctatgggggtaccacagggttcaattcttgggctgactcttttctgtatatatcaacgatgtcgctcttgctgcgggtgattccttgatccacctctacgcagacgacaccattctgtatacatctggcccttctttggacactgtgttaacaaacctccaaacgagcttcagtgccatacaactctccttccgtggcctccaactgctcttaaaacgctagtaaaactaaatgcatgctcttcaaccgatcgctgcccacaccggtccgcccgactagcatcactactctggacggttctgacttaataTGTggtcaactacaaatacctaagtgtctggctagactgtaaactctccttccagactcattaagcatctccaatccaaaatgaaatctagaatcggcttcctatttcgcaacaaagcctactTCACTCACGCTTCCAAACCTACCCTCAtagaactgactatcctaccgatcctcgacttcggcgatgtcatttacaaaatagcctccaacctactcagcaaactggatgcagtctatcacagtgccatccgttttgtcaccaaagccccatataccacccaccactgtgacctgtacgctctcgtcggctggccctcgctacatattcgtcgccagacacactggctccaggtcatctataagtctttgctaggtaaagctccgccttatctcactGGTCAGCATAACACCCaaccgtagcacgtgctccagcaggtcatccccaaagccaacacctactttggccgcctttccttccagttctctgctgccaacgactggaacgaattgcaaaaatcgcagaagctggagacatatctccctcactaaccttaagtatcagctatctgagcagcttaccgatcgctgcagctgtatacagcccatctgtaaatagcccatccaactacctacctcatccccatattgtttttatatactttttttgcacaccagtatttctacttgcacatcatctgcacatctgtcactccagtgttaatttgctaaattggaattacttcgctactatggcctatttattgtagatttttgtattgtgttattgactgtaggtttgtttatgtgtaactctgtgttgttttttgtcgcactgctttgctttatcttggccaggtcacagttgtaaatgagaacttgttctcaactggcctacctggttaaataaaggtgaaattaaaaaaataatgaagGTATGTATTAGGTGGTATGGTACCTGTGATGGAGGTATAGTAGGAGTAAAGCCTTTGCTGCTTCCATCATGTCGTCGTCCTGCTCTCCAAACACCAAGGACACCCAGCAGCAGGAGTGAGATCCCTGCTTCAGCTGGACCCCATGCTGGCTCAGGAACAGCAGCAATGCACTTAAATAGCCATGGATGCCAATGGTATTACATACACCTGTGGGACCAGAGACAAGTGGATGGACAGAGTGGGTAGAAGTTGCCTCTACCCACTGATTCCAGATCAGATATTTCACAGCCATAATGGATCTGGGTAGGGTAATCTGATTCTAGACCTATGGTTAGGGGTCCTGAGGAACTTTTGCCTTGAGAGAGACAATACTTTGTGAAATACTGTTCTTGTGTGTTATGTGTTGGGAGACATTGCCCCCTATTGTATACATCTGTCTGAATTATCGTTCCTGTCATCATGATGTTTTTATCCTTCTGATTATTTGAGCTTTAGAAACTAGTCATGTTAAAgttagactcagcgatatgacatatgcagaaagtaaacagcatagtgggtcgaTTTCTGCAACAACTTCCACGAGGCTCAACATAGCTGTTTTGGTACCGTGGCTACCACACTCAAACAGAGCAAAGCGAACAcgtgcacatgcgcagatactgtgtatgactgtgtgagagagaattcTTGCATGTCTCTCTTCTcaatatctgtggtgctgctcgtggcaacgtcATTTCGCTGAGTCTAACTTTAAGGTAGAATAAACATTGCGCCTAACGTAGATATGGTTAATAACAATTACAAATAGTCCTATATTACCTTTCCCACCAGCGGATTGGATTTTGTATTCCAGTGACTTGAGCACAACTAGACTAACAGCCCTCAGCATCACATGATCAAACGCATCACTGCTCCCGCCACACAATTGGCCGCCGActccactggaacacactgtAACCAATCAGTGTGCACTGCCTGCAACACATCATCTGCCAGTGTAAAAATGTCACTGGTCATGTGATCATCTCCATGCGTTAGGGAGGACGCCTCACCAAAACCCATGTCCTCGCCTGCCTTCTGAAGGAGAATCCTCTTTAAAAGCAGAAGCACTTGCTTCTTCACAAAGTAGTGGACATGAGAGTCGACTATCCGCAGTAGCGCTGATGCCTGTACGAGGGAGAGCCTTGAGCTGGTGAAACAGACCCTAGTGGTGCTTAGTTTGAACCTGGCAGCAGTGAGCACTTCCAGTAAGTCTAGGAGGTTAGTCAGAGTTGTAGCCCAGTCTGCCGTGTTACTACTGGGGTATGATGCAGAGTTCCCATGGCCCAGACTCTCTACAGGGACAAGCTGGGAGTAAACAGCAGTGAGAGCTGTGTCGAATGTGGCAAGAAGTTTCTCCAAAGTCCCTCAGGGGAAAAGAAAGAGAAGGCCCCACTGTGGCTAAAACCAATGTACATTGTATTTACATGGAAGATGCATAGGTATGTAGAATACAATGTCAATACATTCATAGCCACACTGTAGTTACACTATTCCAGCCTATGTGGCCTAACTACCACGTAAATACATGGTAAATACATAGGATTTGGCACCAACTGGAACTTATTTGGAGTAAAATAAAAGATACATGTTGGTACAATTGATGGATTAATTGTTTCAATACCAGGTTTATATTGTGATGTTTCTTTTAGAACTGCTTTCAGGACAGTGGTAAGTGACCATGTGCATGCATCCAGTGCGTTGCCAGAGCAAGGGTTCTGGAGCACTTGCAAGCACTTCCATTCCCAAATCTGGTTGACTGTATTCTAGTCAGAAAAAAAGAGAACTGAATGTAAGAATCTGCTTAAATAAAGCCTGGTAGGCCTGTGTGTGAATAGGATTTTACAGTATCGGGTGACAGATTTGGGTTCTCTAATGTGAGACTGTCTGATGCACACAGAACTCCAAGAGTTACTTGACTAGTATTCAATATAATTTACTTGACAATGCAATACAATATAGTCATAAATCACACAGGACGCAATCAGAAAACTCACAAAGCAACGCAGCTCAAAAATAACATAGGAGGATACACTCTTTGCAGCTAGATGAGACAGCAATCTGTCCTTGCAGCAGGCAAGGTGAACCTGTGAGAGGTGggaacaaaaatgttattactatAAACAAACCCAAACAAAGGACAATAAAATTATATATTCCAATCATATGCAGGAAACCAAACGCACAAGTTTGGACATAAAATCCATATACTGGAATaatactgtagaaacacctttgAATTAAAGGCTGGTTTCATGAGACAGTTGTTGAGATGTCAGCTTGGAGCTTATTTTCTCCACCAGAGTCAACACAAGACAAGCCAGCTCAGTTCCATTTGGGTTTGGAGAATATTTGAAGGACGTTATGGGATCTCTGGACTGGTCCTGAGAATGAGAACCATCACTGGCATCAAGAGTCAGTTCACATACACATGTGAACATGGAGGATGCCAACTCATGGCTACTCATTTTGCTGGGTGATGTTCTCGACAATAAACATCTGTAA
It encodes:
- the LOC106562608 gene encoding protein Lines homolog 1 isoform X2, with protein sequence MKPAFNSKVHLACCKDRLLSHLAAKSVSSYVIFELRCFNTVNQIWEWKCLQVLQNPCSGNALDACTWSLTTVLKAVLKETSQYKPGVCNTIGIHGYLSALLLFLSQHGVQLKQGSHSCCWVSLVFGEQDDDMMEAAKALLLLYLHHRVSSDLEPDAACVVGGNPHCHFLFLLCSISFDHSILLKRREVVHSVEFHND
- the LOC106562608 gene encoding protein Lines homolog 1 isoform X1; protein product: MKPAFNSKVHLACCKDRLLSHLAAKSVSSYVIFELRCFNTVNQIWEWKCLQVLQNPCSGNALDACTWSLTTVLKAVLKETSQYKPGTLEKLLATFDTALTAVYSQLVPVESLGHGNSASYPSSNTADWATTLTNLLDLLEVLTAARFKLSTTRVCFTSSRLSLVQASALLRIVDSHVHYFVKKQVLLLLKRILLQKAGEDMGFGEASSLTHGDDHMTSDIFTLADDVLQAVHTDWLQCVPVESAANCVAGAVMRLIM